A single Rattus norvegicus strain BN/NHsdMcwi chromosome 5, GRCr8, whole genome shotgun sequence DNA region contains:
- the Rab42 gene encoding ras-related protein Rab-42 → MEAAGCSYQFRIALLGDAAVGKTSLLRCYVAGARGAAELDPEPTVGVEFYSRALRLPAGLRVKLQLWDTAGQERFRCITRSFYRNMVGVLLVFDVTNRESFEHIQAWHQEVISTHGSDKVIFLLVGHKCDLSTRCVSTQEAEELAASLGMAFVETSAKSNCNVDLAFDTVTSAIEQALQQGDIKLEEDWAGVRLLHRAPNPRSSSRKQDSGPCQC, encoded by the exons ATGGAGGCGGCAGGCTGCAGCTACCAATTTCGGATCGCGCTGCTCGGGGACGCGGCAGTGGGCAAGACGTCACTGCTGCGGTGTTACGTGGCGGGCGCGCGGGGGGCAGCGGAGCTGGATCCCGAACCCACTGTGGGCGTGGAGTTCTACAGCCGCGCGCTGCGGCTGCCCGCTGGGCTGCGGGTCAAGCTGCAGCTCTGGGACACCGCAGGCCAAGAGCGCTTCAG GTGCATCACCAGATCCTTCTACCGGAACATGGTGGGCGTCCTGTTGGTCTTTGATGTGACGAACAGAGAGTCCTTTGAACACATCCAAGCCTGGCACCAGGAGGTCATATCCACTCATGGCTCTGACAAGGTGATCTTCTTACTGGTTGGCCACAAGTGCGACCTGAGCACCCGATGTGTCtccactcaggaggcggaggaaCTTGCTGCCTCCCTGGGCATGGCCTTTGTGGAGACCTCAGCCAAAAGTAACTGCAATGTGGACCTGGCCTTTGACACTGTCACCAGCGCCATCGAACAGGCCCTGCAGCAGGGGGACATCAAACTGGAAGAGGACTGGGCAGGTGTCCGGCTCCTCCATAGAGCCCCAAACCCTAGATCCTCCAGCAGGAAGCAGGACTCAGGCCCATGCCAGTGTTGA